The genomic region TGTTCGTTTTCATCGTGGGCAAGGTATTTTTTGGATTGCTTGATCACCTTGCCATACAGCGGGTGTTGCATCTGGCGCTCGACCAAGACCGTAACGGTCTTTTGCGCCTTGTCGCTCACCACCACGCCGGTGAGAACTTTTTTAGGCATGCTCAACTCCTTCCTGGGCCCGGTGCTTCTCGGCTTTCTCGCCCAGAATGGTCATCATACGGGCAATCTCACGCCGGGCCTCGGAAACCCGATGATTTTTTTCAAGCTGGCCGATGCTGGCCTGGAAGCGCAGCTCCATCAGCTCTTTTTTGGTGTCCCGAATGCGCTTTTGCAGCTCGGCCACCGACAACTTACGCAGCTCACTGGGCTTCGTCGTAGGCATCGCGTCTCACCACCTTGGTCTGAATGGGCAGTTTGTGGCCGGCCAGACGGAGGGCCTCGCGGGCCTGCTCTTCGGTCACCCCGGAGACCTCAAACATCACCCGGCCCGGCTTCACCACCGCCACATACCCCTCTACGTTTCCCTTACCCTTACCCATCCGCACTTCCAGAGGCTTCTTGGTATAGGGTTTATCCGGGAAGATACGAATAAAAATCTTGCCGCCACGGCGAAAATGACGTACCATGGCCACACGAGCCGCCTCGATCTGCTGGCTGGTAACCCAGGAAGGCTCCATCGCTACCAGACCCCACTCACCAAAGGCCACATAATCGCCGCCCTTGGCGGTACCCCCGCATACGGCCCCGGTGGGCCTTGCGGTATTTCATGCGCTTGGGCATCAACATGCTCTACTCGCCCCCTTCCTTTCCGGCCCCGGCTTTACGCACCGCTGAGCGGCGACGGGGTTTGCCATCCTGGTCACGCTTAGGCGCTGCCGGACGAGCCGTGGGCGCAGCACCCGGCACCACCTTCTTGCCGCCGATTACCTCGCCCATAAACACATAGGCCTTGACCCCCAGCGAGCCGTAGGTGGTCTCGGCTCGAGCCGTACCATAGTCGATGTTGGCCCGCAGGGTGTGCAGGGGCACCCGGCCCTCGGCGGCCCACTCGACCCGGGCCTGCTCCGCCCCACCAATGCGCCCCGAGACCACAATTTTGGCCCCCTGAGCACCTGCCTCGCGCACCCGCTGCACGGCCTGCTTGATGCTGCGGCGCACAGCAAAACGACGCTCGATCTGTTCGGCCACCCGCTGGGCTACCAGGGGGGCCGACAGGTTGGGGTTGCCCACTTCCTGCACGTTCAAGGCCACGGTCTTGCCGGGGAACTTGTTTTGCAGGTTCTCGCGCAAGCGCTTAATGGTTTCGCCGCCCCGACCGATCACCACCCCCGGTTTGGCTGCATACACGGTGATGGCAATGTTGTCGGCGGCGCGCTCGATATCAACCCGAGCCAGGCCCGCCGGACGCAACTCTTTCTCGATGGTCTGACGGATCAGGCGGTCTTCTTGGATGAGTTTGGCATACGACTTCTTGCCCGCGTACCAGCGCGACTCAAACTCGCGGGTGATACCCAGGCGCAAGCCAACGGGATTGATTTTGTTACCCATTCTTCTCTCCCACGATGATGGTAATGTGGCTGGTACGCTTCTTGATCATGTTGGCGCTGCCGCGGGCACGGGGCAGGAGCCGCTTGATGGCCGGGCCCTCGTCCACAAAAGCCGCCTTGACGTAGATCTGATCCTCGAGCATGTTCTTGCGGTCATCGTTCATGCCGTTGGCCGCAGCAGACTCGAGCACCTTAGCCACCACTTCCGAAGCGCGATGCGGGGTGTACTTGAGGATGGCCCGGGCCTCGTCTAGCTTCTTGCCCCGGATTAGATCCACCACCAGACGCACCTTCTGCGGCGACATGCGCACGTAACGGGCGGTAGCCTTGGCGTAGGTGTAAGGCGCCTCACCCTTGAGGGCCTCGCTGCGCTTTTGCAGCGGCATCTTGGCGTAGCGCTGCAGGCCTGCCGAGCCGGGGTAGTGCACATCCCGCAGGTCTTTGCGGATATCGCTACGCTCACCTTTCTTGAGACGTTTTCTGGCTTCCATAGTCTACCCCTTACTTCTTGGCGGTCTTGGCCTCTTTGCTGTGACCGCGGTAGGTGCGGGTAGGCGAAAATTCGCCCAGCTTGTGCCCCACCATCTGCTCGGTCACATAGACCGGCACGTGCTGCTTGCCGTTGTAGACCGCCAGGGTATGCCCGATCATCTCGGGCACGATGGTGCTCCGGCGGCTCCAGGTCTTGATCACCCGCTTTTCGCCTTTGGCGTTCATCGCCTCGACTTTTTCCAGCAGGTGGCTTTCCACAAAAACTCCTTTTTTCAAGCTGCGTGGCATAGTTTCCTCACCTGTGCCGTATGCGGCACGAAAAAGTTCTTATTTACGACGAGACACGATGAGCGCGCTCGAGGGCTTCTTCTTCTTGCGGGTTTTAAGACCCTTGGCCTGCTGGCCCCAAGGCGAAACCGGCGGGCGACCCCGCGGGGCACGACCCTCACCACCACCGTGCGGGTGGTCTACCGGGTTCATGACCGTACCGCGCACGTGGCCTTTGCGGCCCAGGTGGCGGGTGCGGCCCGCTTTACCCAGCACGATGTTCTTGTGATCCGCGTTGGAAACCGCCCCGATGGTGGCGTAGCACTCACCGTGAACCTTGCGCAACTCACCCGAAGGCAGCCGCAGAATAACGTAGTCGCCTTCGCGCCCTTGTACCTGCACGCTGGTGCCGGCGCTGCGGGCCATCTTGGCGCCCTTACCGGGCTCGAGCTCCACCGCATGAATCACCGTACCGACCGGGATAAAGCGCAGCGGCAGAGCATTCCCCACCGAGATGGGTGCCTCGGGGCCGCTGTTCACGATGCTATCCACCTTTAGCGCATCGGGCGCCAAAATATAGCGCTTCTCGCCGTCCCTGTAAAACAACAAAGCAATGCGGGCGGTGCGGTTGGGATCGTACTCGAGGGCTGCTACCCGGGCCGGGATGCCGGCCTTGTCCCGCCGACGGAAGTCGATGATGCGGTAGAGCTGCTTGTGGCCGCCGGAAATGAAGCGGCTGGTGGTGCGGCCTTGGTTGTTGCGCCCCCCGGTTTTTTTCTGCGGGGCGGTAAGGCTTTTCTCCGGGCGCTTTTTGGTCAGGTCGGAGAAGTCTGCCACCGTCATAAAGCGGCGCGATGGGGTGTAGGGTCTGAACTTCTTTACTGCCATTTTTCTCTTCCTCTCACTTGATACGGACTAACCGAGTCGCCCTGATGCCAAGTGGATTTTGCCCCTTCATCGTGCAGCGCTGCGGCGCTTGTACGCTCGGTCTCGAGGCGGTTTGGGTGGTGAGCAGTGGGGCAAAAAGCAGCCTGATCTCTTTTACCCACTTCCCACCTCCCGATAAATGCCCCCCAAGCTCGGGGTGTACCGATCAGATCAGTCCTTCCAGAGCCTCAATCTTTTGTCCGGGGGCCACCGTCACAATGGCCTTCTTACGATCCGAACGCTTGCCAGCAAAACGGCCCAGGCGCTTGTGTTTACCCAAGACGTTCTGGGTGTTGACCCGCACCACCTTGACCTTAAACGCAGCCTCCACGGCTTTAGCGATCTCGGTCTTGTTGGCTTTGGGATGTACCCAAAAGGTGTATACCCCATCGGCAAAGCGGCCATAGGCTTTTTCCGACAAGACGGGCCGAATAATCACATCATGGGGCGTTTTCATCAGGCCTCACCCCCTTTGTTCTGGGCCAGCCGGGCCTGCACACCCTCCCAGGCCGCAGCCTCCATGACCAGGGCCTCCTGGCGCATAATGTCGTACACGTTGAGCCCTTCAGGGGCCAGCACCCGCACCTTGGGCAGGTTGCGGGCGGCGCGGGCTACTTTCTCGTCGCTGGTAACCAGCAGGATGGAGGAAGCCTCGAGGCCGTGGGCTTTGAGCCAGGCCACGAACTCCTTGGTTTTGCCACTCACGCCTTTGAAGTCTTCTACCAGGAAGAACTTGCCTTCCTTGGCGCGGTCGGCCAGGGCCATACCCAGGCCCAGCTTGCGCACCTTTTTGGGCAGGGTGTAGCTATAGTCGCGCGGCTGGGGCCCAAAGACCGTACCACCCCCTACGAAGATAGGAGCGCCATAGTCGCCGTGGCGGGCCCGCCCGGTGTGCTTTTGCCCGTACATCTTCTTGGTGGTGAAGTTCACCATGCCACGGGTCTTGGTGGCAGCGGTACCCCGGCGGCGCGAGGCCAGTTGCCAGCGCACCACCTCGTAAAGCACGTGGCTGTTCACCTTTTCGGGAAGCGCGGCTTCCACGGTCTTGTTGCTTCCGAGCACCGGAAGGCTATACATCACTTACCTCCCTTACTGGCCTTGAGGGCGGGCACCTTGCTGGTCTGGCGCACCACCACCAGGCTGCCGTTGGCCCCCGGCACCGAGCCCTTGACCAGGATCAGGTTCTCACTCTCGAGCACGTCCACGACCTCGAGGCCCTGGATGGTCACCCGCTCGTTGCCCCAACGCCCGGCCATCTTCTTGCCTTTGAACACCCGGCCAGGGGTCTTGCGGTTCCCGATGGAACCGGGATGACGGTGTACCTTGTGGGCCCCGTGGGAGTCATTGCCACCGGCAAAGTTCCACTTCTTCATCACACCGGTAAAGCCGTGGCCTTTGGAGGTGCCGGTCACATCCACCACTTCTCCCGCATTGAAAATGCTCACCGTAACGGTATCGCCGTCGGGGTTAAAGCCTCGCAGTTCGCGCAAAAACTTCACCGGCTCCACACCGGCCTTGGCAAAATGCCCTTTGGCAGGCTTGTTCACCCGCTGGGGCTTCTGGCTCTGGAAGCCGAGCTGAACCGCTTCGTAGCCATCTTTCTCGAGGGTCTTGCGTTGCACTACGGGGCAAGGGCCCGCCAGAATCACCGTGACGGGAACTGCTTTATCCCCCTTCCAGACCTGGGTCATACCTACTTTGGTTCCGAGGATGCCCTTCATTAGCGGCCTCCTACCATCTTGAGTTCAATCTCGACGCCGGTAGGCAGATCGAGGTTGCGCAACCCCTCGATGGTCTTGGGGGTGGGATCCGTAATGTCCACCAGGCGGTTGTGGGTGCGCAGCTCGAAGTGCTCGCGGCTGTCCTTGTGTTTGAAGGGGCCCCGCAACACGGTGAAGCGGCGGATGCGGGTAGGTAGAGGCACCGGCCCCGCCACCTGGGCACCGCTACGGCGGGCTGTTTCCACAATTTTGGCCGCCGAAGCGTCCAGGCTCTTGTGGTCGAAGCCCCGAAGTTTGATTCGTATCTTTGGCATTCAGGGCCTCCCTTACTCGATGATCTTGGCCACCACACCCGCACCCACAGTGCGACCGCCCTCGCGAATGGCGAAGCGCAGGCCTTCCTCCATGGCGATGGGCTTGATCAGCTCCACGGTGAAGGTGATGTTATCTCCCGGCATCACCATCTCCACCCCCGCCGGCAGCTCCACCACCCCGGTTACGTCGGTGGTACGGAAGTAGAACTGCGGCCGGTAGTTGGTGAAGAACCCGGTGTGCCGCCCCCCTTCCTCCTTCTTCAGGATGTACACCGAGGCCTCGAACTTGGTATGAGGTGTCACGCTGCCCGGCTTGGCCAGCACCTGCCCCCGTTCGATGTCTTCCCGGCTGACCCCGCGCAGCAAGAGCCCCACGTTGTCCCCCGCAATCCCTTCGTTCAGGGTCTTGCGGTGCATCTCCACCCCGGTTACCACCGTCTTCTGGGTCTCCCGCAGCCCCACAATCTCCACTTCCTCCCCGGTCTTGATCTTGCCCCGCTCGATCCGGCCGGTGGCCACGGTACCGCGTCCGGTGATGGTAAACACGTCCTCCACCGGCATCAGGAAGGGCTTGTCCACATCCCGCTGGGGGGTGGGAATGTAGCTGTCAATGGCATCCAGCAGTTCCCAGATCTTGTCTACCCATTCGTTTTCTCCCCGCTGGGTCTTGGGGTTGGCCATCATGTGCTCCAAGGCCTTGAGGCCCGAGCCCCGGATGATGGGGGTATCGTCGCCGGGGAACTCGTACTGGTTCAAGAGGTCGCGGATCTCCATCTCCACCAGATCCAGCAGCTCGGGGTCATCCACCATATCCACCTTATTCAGGAAGACCACGATGTAAGGCACCCCCACCTGGCGCGACAGCAGGATGTGCTCGCGGGTCTGGGGCATGGGGCCGTCGGTGCCCGAGACCACCAG from Meiothermus sp. harbors:
- the rpsQ gene encoding 30S ribosomal protein S17, producing MPKKVLTGVVVSDKAQKTVTVLVERQMQHPLYGKVIKQSKKYLAHDENEQYKLGDIVEIREATPISKRKKFVVVGRLEEGRMDLVERYLLRKERGKA
- the rpmC gene encoding 50S ribosomal protein L29 — protein: MPTTKPSELRKLSVAELQKRIRDTKKELMELRFQASIGQLEKNHRVSEARREIARMMTILGEKAEKHRAQEGVEHA
- the rpsC gene encoding 30S ribosomal protein S3 — translated: MGNKINPVGLRLGITREFESRWYAGKKSYAKLIQEDRLIRQTIEKELRPAGLARVDIERAADNIAITVYAAKPGVVIGRGGETIKRLRENLQNKFPGKTVALNVQEVGNPNLSAPLVAQRVAEQIERRFAVRRSIKQAVQRVREAGAQGAKIVVSGRIGGAEQARVEWAAEGRVPLHTLRANIDYGTARAETTYGSLGVKAYVFMGEVIGGKKVVPGAAPTARPAAPKRDQDGKPRRRSAVRKAGAGKEGGE
- the rplV gene encoding 50S ribosomal protein L22 — protein: MPLQKRSEALKGEAPYTYAKATARYVRMSPQKVRLVVDLIRGKKLDEARAILKYTPHRASEVVAKVLESAAANGMNDDRKNMLEDQIYVKAAFVDEGPAIKRLLPRARGSANMIKKRTSHITIIVGEKNG
- the rpsS gene encoding 30S ribosomal protein S19 is translated as MPRSLKKGVFVESHLLEKVEAMNAKGEKRVIKTWSRRSTIVPEMIGHTLAVYNGKQHVPVYVTEQMVGHKLGEFSPTRTYRGHSKEAKTAKK
- the rplB gene encoding 50S ribosomal protein L2 — encoded protein: MAVKKFRPYTPSRRFMTVADFSDLTKKRPEKSLTAPQKKTGGRNNQGRTTSRFISGGHKQLYRIIDFRRRDKAGIPARVAALEYDPNRTARIALLFYRDGEKRYILAPDALKVDSIVNSGPEAPISVGNALPLRFIPVGTVIHAVELEPGKGAKMARSAGTSVQVQGREGDYVILRLPSGELRKVHGECYATIGAVSNADHKNIVLGKAGRTRHLGRKGHVRGTVMNPVDHPHGGGEGRAPRGRPPVSPWGQQAKGLKTRKKKKPSSALIVSRRK
- a CDS encoding 50S ribosomal protein L23; this encodes MKTPHDVIIRPVLSEKAYGRFADGVYTFWVHPKANKTEIAKAVEAAFKVKVVRVNTQNVLGKHKRLGRFAGKRSDRKKAIVTVAPGQKIEALEGLI
- the rplD gene encoding 50S ribosomal protein L4, yielding MYSLPVLGSNKTVEAALPEKVNSHVLYEVVRWQLASRRRGTAATKTRGMVNFTTKKMYGQKHTGRARHGDYGAPIFVGGGTVFGPQPRDYSYTLPKKVRKLGLGMALADRAKEGKFFLVEDFKGVSGKTKEFVAWLKAHGLEASSILLVTSDEKVARAARNLPKVRVLAPEGLNVYDIMRQEALVMEAAAWEGVQARLAQNKGGEA
- the rplC gene encoding 50S ribosomal protein L3, whose protein sequence is MKGILGTKVGMTQVWKGDKAVPVTVILAGPCPVVQRKTLEKDGYEAVQLGFQSQKPQRVNKPAKGHFAKAGVEPVKFLRELRGFNPDGDTVTVSIFNAGEVVDVTGTSKGHGFTGVMKKWNFAGGNDSHGAHKVHRHPGSIGNRKTPGRVFKGKKMAGRWGNERVTIQGLEVVDVLESENLILVKGSVPGANGSLVVVRQTSKVPALKASKGGK
- the rpsJ gene encoding 30S ribosomal protein S10, encoding MPKIRIKLRGFDHKSLDASAAKIVETARRSGAQVAGPVPLPTRIRRFTVLRGPFKHKDSREHFELRTHNRLVDITDPTPKTIEGLRNLDLPTGVEIELKMVGGR
- the tuf gene encoding elongation factor Tu yields the protein MAKGVFERTKPHVNVGTIGHVDHGKTTLTAAITFVAAAANPNVEVQAYDQIDKAPEEKARGITINTAHVEYETAKRHYSHVDCPGHADYVKNMITGAAQMDGAILVVSGTDGPMPQTREHILLSRQVGVPYIVVFLNKVDMVDDPELLDLVEMEIRDLLNQYEFPGDDTPIIRGSGLKALEHMMANPKTQRGENEWVDKIWELLDAIDSYIPTPQRDVDKPFLMPVEDVFTITGRGTVATGRIERGKIKTGEEVEIVGLRETQKTVVTGVEMHRKTLNEGIAGDNVGLLLRGVSREDIERGQVLAKPGSVTPHTKFEASVYILKKEEGGRHTGFFTNYRPQFYFRTTDVTGVVELPAGVEMVMPGDNITFTVELIKPIAMEEGLRFAIREGGRTVGAGVVAKIIE